One region of Mus musculus strain C57BL/6J chromosome 3, GRCm38.p6 C57BL/6J genomic DNA includes:
- the Kcnc4 gene encoding potassium voltage-gated channel subfamily C member 4 isoform 1 (isoform 1 is encoded by transcript variant 1): MISSVCVSSYRGRKSGNKPPSKTCLKEEMAKGEASEKIIINVGGTRHETYRSTLRTLPGTRLAWLADPDGGGRPESDGGGAGSSGSSGGGGGGGGCEFFFDRHPGVFAYVLNYYRTGKLHCPADVCGPLFEEELTFWGIDETDVEPCCWMTYRQHRDAEEALDIFESPDGGGGGAGPGDEAGDDERELALQRLGPHEGGSGPGAGSGGCRGWQPRMWALFEDPYSSRAARVVAFASLFFILVSITTFCLETHEAFNIDRNVTEIHRVGNITSVRFRREVETEPILTYIEGVCVMWFTLEFLVRIVCCPDTLDFVKNLLNIIDFVAILPFYLEVGLSGLSSKAARDVLGFLRVVRFVRILRIFKLTRHFVGLRVLGHTLRASTNEFLLLIIFLALGVLIFATMIYYAERIGARPSDPRGNDHTDFKNIPIGFWWAVVTMTTLGYGDMYPKTWSGMLVGALCALAGVLTIAMPVPVIVNNFGMYYSLAMAKQKLPKKRKKHVPRPPQLESPIYCKSEETSPRDSTYSDTSPPAREEGVVERKRADSKQNGDANAVLSDEEGAGLTQPLALAPTPEERRALRRSGTRDRNKKAAACFLLSAGDYACADGSVRKETCQDALSSNYAHAEVLTLS; the protein is encoded by the exons ATGATCAGCTCGGTGTGTGTCTCCTCCTACCGCGGGCGCAAGTCGGGGAACAAGCCTCCGTCCAAAACATGTCTGAAGGAGGAGATGGCCAAGGGCGAGGCGTCGGAGAAGATCATCATCAACGTGGGCGGCACGCGACATGAGACCTACCGCAGCACCCTGCGCACCCTACCGGGCACCCGCCTTGCCTGGTTGGCGGATCCCGACGGCGGGGGTCGGCCAGAGTCGGATGGCGGCGGTGcaggcagcagcggcagcagcggcggcggcggcggcggcgggggctGTGAGTTCTTCTTTGATCGGCACCCGGGTGTTTTTGCCTATGTGCTCAACTACTACCGTACGGGCAAGCTGCATTGCCCCGCAGACGTCTGTGGGCCTCTCTTTGAGGAAGAGCTCACCTTCTGGGGTATCGATGAAACAGATGTGGAACCCTGCTGCTGGATGACCTACCGGCAGCACCGCGATGCTGAGGAGGCACTGGACATCTTCGAGAGCCCGGACGGGGGCGGGGGTGGCGCAGGGCCAGGCGACGAGGCTGGCGACGATGAGCGGGAGTTGGCCTTGCAGCGCCTGGGCCCCCATGAAGGAGGCTCTGGCCCTGGTGCTGGGTCCGGAGGGTGCCGTGGCTGGCAGCCCCGAATGTGGGCGCTCTTCGAGGATCCCTACTCATCCCGGGCGGCCAGG GTGGTAGCCTTTGCCTCTCTCTTCTTCATCTTGGTCTCCATTACCACCTTCTGCCTGGAGACCCATGAGGCCTTCAACATTGACCGAAACGTGACGGAGATTCATCGGGTAGGGAATATCACCAGCGTGCGCTTCCGGCGGGAGGTAGAAACAGAGCCCATTCTTACCTACATCGAGGGTGTGTGCGTGATGTGGTTCACTCTAGAGTTCCTGGTTCGCATTGTGTGCTGCCCTGATACGCTGGACTTTGTCAAGAACTTGCTCAACATCATCGACTTTGTGGCCATCTTACCCTTTTACCTGGAGGTGGGATTGAGTGGTTTGTCTTCCAAGGCAGCTCGCGATGTGCTGGGTTTCCTGCGTGTGGTACGCTTTGTACGCATCCTGCGGATCTTCAAGCTCACACGCCACTTTGTGGGGCTGCGTGTGCTAGGCCACACTCTCCGGGCCAGCACTAATGAGTTCCTGTTGCTTATCATCTTCTTGGCCCTGGGTGTGCTCATCTTCGCCACCATGATCTATTATGCCGAGCGAATTGGGGCCAGGCCATCTGACCCACGGGGCAACGACCACACCGACTTCAAGAACATCCCCATCGGTTTCTGGTGGGCTGTGGTCACCATGACAACGCTTGGCTATGGGGACATGTATCCCAAGACGTGGTCAGGAATGTTGGTGGGTGCGCTGTGTGCGCTGGCTGGTGTGCTGACCATTGCCATGCCCGTGCCTGTCATCGTCAATAACTTTGGTATGTACTACTCCCTGGCTATGGCCAAGCAGAAGCTGCCCAAGAAGCGAAAGAAGCACGTACCACGGCCACCCCAGCTCGAATCGCCCATTTACTGCAAGTCTGAGGAGACTTCACCCCGGGACAGCACCTACAGTGACACCAGCCCCCCTGCCCGGGAAGAGGGTGTGGTCGAGAGGAAACGGGCCG ACTCTAAGCAGAATGGCGATGCTAATGCGGTGCTGTCTGATGAGGAGGGAGCTGGCCTCACTCAGCCCTTGGCCTTGGCCCCCACCCCTGAAGAGCGTCGGGCCCTGAGACGCTCAGGCACGCGGGACAGAAACAAGAAGGCAGCTGCCTGCTTCCTGCTCAGTGCTGGGGACTATGCCTGTGCTGATGGCAGTGTCCGGAAAG AGACCTGCCAAGACGCCCTCTCGTCCAACTATGCCCACGCTGAAGTCCTCACCCTCTCTTAG
- the Kcnc4 gene encoding potassium voltage-gated channel subfamily C member 4 isoform 2 (isoform 2 is encoded by transcript variant 2): MISSVCVSSYRGRKSGNKPPSKTCLKEEMAKGEASEKIIINVGGTRHETYRSTLRTLPGTRLAWLADPDGGGRPESDGGGAGSSGSSGGGGGGGGCEFFFDRHPGVFAYVLNYYRTGKLHCPADVCGPLFEEELTFWGIDETDVEPCCWMTYRQHRDAEEALDIFESPDGGGGGAGPGDEAGDDERELALQRLGPHEGGSGPGAGSGGCRGWQPRMWALFEDPYSSRAARVVAFASLFFILVSITTFCLETHEAFNIDRNVTEIHRVGNITSVRFRREVETEPILTYIEGVCVMWFTLEFLVRIVCCPDTLDFVKNLLNIIDFVAILPFYLEVGLSGLSSKAARDVLGFLRVVRFVRILRIFKLTRHFVGLRVLGHTLRASTNEFLLLIIFLALGVLIFATMIYYAERIGARPSDPRGNDHTDFKNIPIGFWWAVVTMTTLGYGDMYPKTWSGMLVGALCALAGVLTIAMPVPVIVNNFGMYYSLAMAKQKLPKKRKKHVPRPPQLESPIYCKSEETSPRDSTYSDTSPPAREEGVVERKRADSKQNGDANAVLSDEEGAGLTQPLALAPTPEERRALRRSGTRDRNKKAAACFLLSAGDYACADGSVRKEGNVEPKACVPVSHTCAL; encoded by the exons ATGATCAGCTCGGTGTGTGTCTCCTCCTACCGCGGGCGCAAGTCGGGGAACAAGCCTCCGTCCAAAACATGTCTGAAGGAGGAGATGGCCAAGGGCGAGGCGTCGGAGAAGATCATCATCAACGTGGGCGGCACGCGACATGAGACCTACCGCAGCACCCTGCGCACCCTACCGGGCACCCGCCTTGCCTGGTTGGCGGATCCCGACGGCGGGGGTCGGCCAGAGTCGGATGGCGGCGGTGcaggcagcagcggcagcagcggcggcggcggcggcggcgggggctGTGAGTTCTTCTTTGATCGGCACCCGGGTGTTTTTGCCTATGTGCTCAACTACTACCGTACGGGCAAGCTGCATTGCCCCGCAGACGTCTGTGGGCCTCTCTTTGAGGAAGAGCTCACCTTCTGGGGTATCGATGAAACAGATGTGGAACCCTGCTGCTGGATGACCTACCGGCAGCACCGCGATGCTGAGGAGGCACTGGACATCTTCGAGAGCCCGGACGGGGGCGGGGGTGGCGCAGGGCCAGGCGACGAGGCTGGCGACGATGAGCGGGAGTTGGCCTTGCAGCGCCTGGGCCCCCATGAAGGAGGCTCTGGCCCTGGTGCTGGGTCCGGAGGGTGCCGTGGCTGGCAGCCCCGAATGTGGGCGCTCTTCGAGGATCCCTACTCATCCCGGGCGGCCAGG GTGGTAGCCTTTGCCTCTCTCTTCTTCATCTTGGTCTCCATTACCACCTTCTGCCTGGAGACCCATGAGGCCTTCAACATTGACCGAAACGTGACGGAGATTCATCGGGTAGGGAATATCACCAGCGTGCGCTTCCGGCGGGAGGTAGAAACAGAGCCCATTCTTACCTACATCGAGGGTGTGTGCGTGATGTGGTTCACTCTAGAGTTCCTGGTTCGCATTGTGTGCTGCCCTGATACGCTGGACTTTGTCAAGAACTTGCTCAACATCATCGACTTTGTGGCCATCTTACCCTTTTACCTGGAGGTGGGATTGAGTGGTTTGTCTTCCAAGGCAGCTCGCGATGTGCTGGGTTTCCTGCGTGTGGTACGCTTTGTACGCATCCTGCGGATCTTCAAGCTCACACGCCACTTTGTGGGGCTGCGTGTGCTAGGCCACACTCTCCGGGCCAGCACTAATGAGTTCCTGTTGCTTATCATCTTCTTGGCCCTGGGTGTGCTCATCTTCGCCACCATGATCTATTATGCCGAGCGAATTGGGGCCAGGCCATCTGACCCACGGGGCAACGACCACACCGACTTCAAGAACATCCCCATCGGTTTCTGGTGGGCTGTGGTCACCATGACAACGCTTGGCTATGGGGACATGTATCCCAAGACGTGGTCAGGAATGTTGGTGGGTGCGCTGTGTGCGCTGGCTGGTGTGCTGACCATTGCCATGCCCGTGCCTGTCATCGTCAATAACTTTGGTATGTACTACTCCCTGGCTATGGCCAAGCAGAAGCTGCCCAAGAAGCGAAAGAAGCACGTACCACGGCCACCCCAGCTCGAATCGCCCATTTACTGCAAGTCTGAGGAGACTTCACCCCGGGACAGCACCTACAGTGACACCAGCCCCCCTGCCCGGGAAGAGGGTGTGGTCGAGAGGAAACGGGCCG ACTCTAAGCAGAATGGCGATGCTAATGCGGTGCTGTCTGATGAGGAGGGAGCTGGCCTCACTCAGCCCTTGGCCTTGGCCCCCACCCCTGAAGAGCGTCGGGCCCTGAGACGCTCAGGCACGCGGGACAGAAACAAGAAGGCAGCTGCCTGCTTCCTGCTCAGTGCTGGGGACTATGCCTGTGCTGATGGCAGTGTCCGGAAAG AAGGCAATGTTGAGCCGAAAGCGTGCGTCCCAGTGTCTCACACCTGTGCTCTTTAA
- the Kcnc4 gene encoding potassium voltage-gated channel subfamily C member 4 isoform X1: MISSVCVSSYRGRKSGNKPPSKTCLKEEMAKGEASEKIIINVGGTRHETYRSTLRTLPGTRLAWLADPDGGGRPESDGGGAGSSGSSGGGGGGGGCEFFFDRHPGVFAYVLNYYRTGKLHCPADVCGPLFEEELTFWGIDETDVEPCCWMTYRQHRDAEEALDIFESPDGGGGGAGPGDEAGDDERELALQRLGPHEGGSGPGAGSGGCRGWQPRMWALFEDPYSSRAARVVAFASLFFILVSITTFCLETHEAFNIDRNVTEIHRVGNITSVRFRREVETEPILTYIEGVCVMWFTLEFLVRIVCCPDTLDFVKNLLNIIDFVAILPFYLEVGLSGLSSKAARDVLGFLRVVRFVRILRIFKLTRHFVGLRVLGHTLRASTNEFLLLIIFLALGVLIFATMIYYAERIGARPSDPRGNDHTDFKNIPIGFWWAVVTMTTLGYGDMYPKTWSGMLVGALCALAGVLTIAMPVPVIVNNFGMYYSLAMAKQKLPKKRKKHVPRPPQLESPIYCKSEETSPRDSTYSDTSPPAREEGVVERKRADSKQNGDANAVLSDEEGAGLTQPLALAPTPEERRALRRSGTRDRNKKAAACFLLSAGDYACADGSVRKGCEKSRSLNNIAGAAGTSLGLSPLASRYSSPYPPRKLLLSPPFHPLTSPPPGHSGP, from the exons ATGATCAGCTCGGTGTGTGTCTCCTCCTACCGCGGGCGCAAGTCGGGGAACAAGCCTCCGTCCAAAACATGTCTGAAGGAGGAGATGGCCAAGGGCGAGGCGTCGGAGAAGATCATCATCAACGTGGGCGGCACGCGACATGAGACCTACCGCAGCACCCTGCGCACCCTACCGGGCACCCGCCTTGCCTGGTTGGCGGATCCCGACGGCGGGGGTCGGCCAGAGTCGGATGGCGGCGGTGcaggcagcagcggcagcagcggcggcggcggcggcggcgggggctGTGAGTTCTTCTTTGATCGGCACCCGGGTGTTTTTGCCTATGTGCTCAACTACTACCGTACGGGCAAGCTGCATTGCCCCGCAGACGTCTGTGGGCCTCTCTTTGAGGAAGAGCTCACCTTCTGGGGTATCGATGAAACAGATGTGGAACCCTGCTGCTGGATGACCTACCGGCAGCACCGCGATGCTGAGGAGGCACTGGACATCTTCGAGAGCCCGGACGGGGGCGGGGGTGGCGCAGGGCCAGGCGACGAGGCTGGCGACGATGAGCGGGAGTTGGCCTTGCAGCGCCTGGGCCCCCATGAAGGAGGCTCTGGCCCTGGTGCTGGGTCCGGAGGGTGCCGTGGCTGGCAGCCCCGAATGTGGGCGCTCTTCGAGGATCCCTACTCATCCCGGGCGGCCAGG GTGGTAGCCTTTGCCTCTCTCTTCTTCATCTTGGTCTCCATTACCACCTTCTGCCTGGAGACCCATGAGGCCTTCAACATTGACCGAAACGTGACGGAGATTCATCGGGTAGGGAATATCACCAGCGTGCGCTTCCGGCGGGAGGTAGAAACAGAGCCCATTCTTACCTACATCGAGGGTGTGTGCGTGATGTGGTTCACTCTAGAGTTCCTGGTTCGCATTGTGTGCTGCCCTGATACGCTGGACTTTGTCAAGAACTTGCTCAACATCATCGACTTTGTGGCCATCTTACCCTTTTACCTGGAGGTGGGATTGAGTGGTTTGTCTTCCAAGGCAGCTCGCGATGTGCTGGGTTTCCTGCGTGTGGTACGCTTTGTACGCATCCTGCGGATCTTCAAGCTCACACGCCACTTTGTGGGGCTGCGTGTGCTAGGCCACACTCTCCGGGCCAGCACTAATGAGTTCCTGTTGCTTATCATCTTCTTGGCCCTGGGTGTGCTCATCTTCGCCACCATGATCTATTATGCCGAGCGAATTGGGGCCAGGCCATCTGACCCACGGGGCAACGACCACACCGACTTCAAGAACATCCCCATCGGTTTCTGGTGGGCTGTGGTCACCATGACAACGCTTGGCTATGGGGACATGTATCCCAAGACGTGGTCAGGAATGTTGGTGGGTGCGCTGTGTGCGCTGGCTGGTGTGCTGACCATTGCCATGCCCGTGCCTGTCATCGTCAATAACTTTGGTATGTACTACTCCCTGGCTATGGCCAAGCAGAAGCTGCCCAAGAAGCGAAAGAAGCACGTACCACGGCCACCCCAGCTCGAATCGCCCATTTACTGCAAGTCTGAGGAGACTTCACCCCGGGACAGCACCTACAGTGACACCAGCCCCCCTGCCCGGGAAGAGGGTGTGGTCGAGAGGAAACGGGCCG ACTCTAAGCAGAATGGCGATGCTAATGCGGTGCTGTCTGATGAGGAGGGAGCTGGCCTCACTCAGCCCTTGGCCTTGGCCCCCACCCCTGAAGAGCGTCGGGCCCTGAGACGCTCAGGCACGCGGGACAGAAACAAGAAGGCAGCTGCCTGCTTCCTGCTCAGTGCTGGGGACTATGCCTGTGCTGATGGCAGTGTCCGGAAAG GCTGTGAAAAGTCCCGGAGTCTAAACAACATAGCTGGAGCAGCAGGAACCAGTCTGGGGCTGTCTCCACTGGCATCGCGGTACAGTTCGCCCTATCCTCCAAGAAAGCTCCTGCTCTCGCCCCCCTTCCAccctctcaccagccccccacctGGCCACTCAGGTCCTTAG